From the Natrinema amylolyticum genome, the window GTCGGATAGTGAGGATCCGATGCGATCTCGGCGGACCGATCGTTAGCTGAACTTCTGGACCGTCACGTCCAGCGTGTCCAGATCGACGATGGGTGCGAAGCCGGCGTCGGGATCGATGTTGACGCTCTTCTGGAAGTCCGTCTGGGCCTGCCAGCAGCCGGAATTGATCGCGAGCACGTCGTGATACTTGCCGAATCCGAGCTTGTGGACGTGACCAGTATGGAAGATATCCGGTACCTCGTCGATGATGAGATAGTCCTTCTCCTCGGGAGCCAGCCGGGTGTGACCGCCGAACTGCGGCGCGACGTGGCGCTTCTTGAGGAGGTGATACATCGCCTTGTGCGGGTCGTCGTAGCTGGCCTTCGCCTCGGGAAGCTCGGCGATGACCTCGTCCAGCGAGACCCCGTGGTACATCAGGACGGAGACGCCCTCGAGGGTCACCATCGACGGGTTGCTCACGATCTGTGGGTCGTGTGCGGACATGATTTCCCGAAGTTCCTCGTCGAATCCGGGCTGGGGCTCGGCGAGGCGGACCGCGTCGTGGTTCCCCGGAATCATGACGACCTCGATATCGCCCGGGATCTTTTTTAAGTGCTCGCTGAACGCCTCGTACTGCTCGTAGATGTCGACGATGTCGAGTTCGTCGTCCTGATCGGGGTAGACGCCGACGCCCTCGACCATGTCGCCCGCGAGCAACAGGTACTCGACGTGTTGGGCTTCGGGAGTGTGCAGCCAGTCGGCGAACGCGTTCCACGCGTCGGCCATGAACTCCTGACTGCCGACGTGGACGTCGCTGATCAGCGCCGCCTGCACGTGGCGATCCGCCGTCGACGGCTCGTGAGTGCGGGGAACGTCCGGAAAGTGCATCGAGTCGACGAACGCGATTCCCGAATCGTCCGCCAGGGTCCCCTCCATCGCCAGCACCTCGTCACAGAGCAGTTCGT encodes:
- a CDS encoding DNA-directed DNA polymerase II small subunit, whose protein sequence is MPLEAPARIVGELTSRGYNAEREAVTRLAAAEDPNAALERVLEEIPDDALVVRTEHVETVLSTADAGSAGSEADPVAATGDEPSPADSTPSVSTGTEPPQGGGSTGRSPVETEGSPSADRSADPAQRSLEIVGDMTGQSTGTGEYSDFVSVFRDRLDRLGAKLRGRVNHRPATAIQDMPGGSEVAMVGLVNDIRSTASGHWLIELEDATGTFPWLVMKDRDYADLVNELLCDEVLAMEGTLADDSGIAFVDSMHFPDVPRTHEPSTADRHVQAALISDVHVGSQEFMADAWNAFADWLHTPEAQHVEYLLLAGDMVEGVGVYPDQDDELDIVDIYEQYEAFSEHLKKIPGDIEVVMIPGNHDAVRLAEPQPGFDEELREIMSAHDPQIVSNPSMVTLEGVSVLMYHGVSLDEVIAELPEAKASYDDPHKAMYHLLKKRHVAPQFGGHTRLAPEEKDYLIIDEVPDIFHTGHVHKLGFGKYHDVLAINSGCWQAQTDFQKSVNIDPDAGFAPIVDLDTLDVTVQKFS